Proteins encoded within one genomic window of Salipaludibacillus agaradhaerens:
- a CDS encoding DUF4440 domain-containing protein, with amino-acid sequence MALKEHLKELEESHINLAVRHNREKLEAILADQFFEIGSSGYRYDKKECLETGVVLSEMSLHQYELYPLAPDVVLSQISVRKPPGLK; translated from the coding sequence ATGGCGTTAAAGGAACATTTAAAAGAGTTAGAGGAAAGCCACATAAACCTAGCTGTTCGCCATAATCGTGAAAAACTAGAGGCAATTCTGGCAGACCAGTTCTTTGAAATAGGGAGTTCAGGGTATAGGTATGATAAAAAAGAGTGTCTTGAAACTGGAGTTGTATTGTCGGAGATGTCACTACATCAGTATGAACTTTATCCGTTAGCACCCGATGTCGTTTTATCACAGATAAGCGTCCGTAAACCTCCGGGCTTAAAATAG
- a CDS encoding GNAT family N-acetyltransferase, which translates to MLIRPIKVEDAHAFLNLCNEIDESGWMLYEPGERKTTVAEQEKQLEKIIAQQNSTIFVCEEKEALIGYIGAFGGTVNRTRHGAYIVLGVSSEHRGKGVASQLFKRLFNWAKEKRLTRLELTAIKDNSKAVNLYKKMGFIIEGDRKQSLIIDGEPVDEYCFYKLL; encoded by the coding sequence ATGTTAATCAGACCGATTAAAGTGGAAGATGCTCATGCATTTCTTAATTTATGCAATGAAATAGATGAGTCAGGATGGATGTTATATGAACCAGGGGAAAGAAAAACAACGGTAGCGGAACAAGAAAAACAATTGGAGAAAATAATAGCTCAACAAAACTCAACCATTTTTGTATGTGAAGAAAAAGAGGCGCTTATTGGCTACATAGGAGCTTTTGGAGGAACTGTTAATCGTACAAGGCATGGGGCTTACATAGTTTTGGGTGTTAGTTCAGAGCATCGGGGGAAAGGTGTTGCGTCACAATTATTTAAAAGGTTATTTAATTGGGCAAAAGAAAAGCGATTGACACGGTTGGAATTAACAGCCATAAAAGATAATAGCAAGGCCGTTAATTTGTACAAAAAAATGGGTTTTATTATAGAAGGAGATAGAAAACAGTCGTTAATTATTGATGGAGAACCTGTGGATGAGTATTGTTTTTACAAGCTGTTGTGA
- a CDS encoding DUF2628 domain-containing protein has product MTHQQPFSEHDFLARSDDIQPLIATNVTYYFNKWHASPAPFSFSGWNWAAFLLAPFWLAYRHMYGSLLITSLIYFMCQLLVTYLPLTTYLGLSQELSDTLTVVWQISYLIMIHLFFGWKGNALYARRIAMLAQWKKGLRDKPLAPLFSKSGTSMVTAIIIPFLLLLGGSLSLFAVKDALTPSLPPGVYIFSDSEPSPSDMRNTTLNPSFEKYSARINFVYIGEEPVEGRPFTIRLYHKADEGMEWVLEREREYDIFTSNRVVLDVVDAEDPAVKTGRYRLIIYVEDEVEAEEQFTIVPPSQ; this is encoded by the coding sequence ATGACCCACCAACAACCATTCTCAGAACATGACTTTTTAGCTAGAAGTGACGATATCCAACCTCTTATTGCAACTAATGTCACTTATTATTTTAACAAATGGCATGCATCGCCCGCTCCTTTTTCATTTAGTGGATGGAATTGGGCTGCTTTTCTCTTAGCACCATTCTGGCTTGCCTATAGACACATGTATGGAAGTCTACTTATCACTTCTCTCATCTATTTTATGTGTCAACTTCTCGTTACGTATCTACCGTTAACGACTTATTTAGGTTTAAGCCAAGAGCTTAGTGACACTCTCACCGTTGTCTGGCAAATCAGTTATCTTATTATGATCCATCTTTTTTTCGGTTGGAAAGGAAATGCGCTTTATGCCCGTAGAATAGCCATGCTCGCTCAATGGAAAAAGGGGCTACGTGACAAGCCGCTAGCACCTTTATTTTCTAAGTCAGGTACGTCAATGGTCACTGCCATCATCATACCTTTCTTGTTATTACTGGGCGGAAGCCTCTCCTTATTTGCGGTAAAAGATGCGCTGACGCCATCCCTTCCGCCTGGTGTGTATATCTTTTCTGATAGTGAGCCGTCCCCATCAGACATGAGAAATACCACATTAAATCCGTCTTTTGAAAAATATTCTGCGAGAATTAACTTCGTTTATATTGGGGAAGAACCTGTAGAAGGGCGACCGTTCACTATACGCCTTTATCATAAAGCTGATGAGGGGATGGAGTGGGTGCTTGAAAGAGAAAGAGAATATGACATTTTCACATCTAATCGCGTTGTACTAGATGTGGTGGATGCCGAAGATCCTGCTGTTAAAACAGGGCGTTATCGTTTGATCATCTACGTGGAAGATGAGGTAGAAGCAGAAGAACAATTCACCATTGTGCCTCCTAGTCAATGA
- a CDS encoding heavy metal translocating P-type ATPase → MKKKVKRMSNEQQFKIDGFSCANCAARFERNVKNLPGVKDAQVNFPAEKIVIDGEVSVSELEQAGAFENLKVRSTDEEETKERRSFWHKNRLQVSLSAILAAFGWTFHFILHDQHVLPVTLFLISIIVGGYAMFWQGLKNIRQLVFDMKTLMTIAIIGAALIGEWGEAAVVVVLFAISEALETYSMDKARKSIRSLVEKGPKEARVITNGQEEMVLVEDVRIGTEISVRPGEKIPLDGDIIAGTSTLNEAAITGESIPVDKTIDDPVYAGTLNEEGLLTIRVTKYVKDTTLAKIIHLVEEAQGERAPAQQFIDKFASYYTPAIMLLAFLLMIGPPLLLNAPWEEWIYLGLATLVVGCPCALVISTPVAIVTAIGNSAKQGILIKGGVYLEKAGKLNSLAFDKTGTLTKGMPAVTNILPEDGVSGDDLLMIIYHVEKQSNHPLAKTLVSYASEHLERLKDLPIANVEAITGKGVKADINGETVFAASPSYVQEYHPHTLSEVMQHKLQRLEQQGKTTVVIGTSSRLYGLAALRDDVREEARVVVSALKQLGVSELVMLTGDQRYTAEAIGQEAGGIRVMSNLLPDEKLLEIKSLKKKGKTIAMVGDGMNDAPALARADLGIAMGGTGTDTALETADIALMSDDLKKIPYLIKLSRKTLTIIKQNIAFSLGLKLLALMLVPFGWLTLWIAIMADMGATLLVTLNSLRLLKK, encoded by the coding sequence ATGAAAAAGAAGGTAAAGCGGATGTCTAATGAACAACAATTTAAAATAGATGGTTTTTCATGTGCAAACTGCGCCGCTCGGTTTGAAAGGAACGTGAAAAATCTCCCAGGTGTAAAAGATGCACAAGTAAATTTTCCTGCTGAAAAAATTGTCATAGATGGTGAGGTATCCGTTTCAGAACTTGAGCAAGCAGGGGCATTTGAAAATTTAAAGGTAAGATCAACTGATGAGGAAGAAACGAAGGAACGCCGTTCTTTTTGGCATAAAAATCGATTACAAGTGTCTTTATCAGCTATACTAGCTGCGTTTGGGTGGACTTTTCACTTTATATTACACGACCAGCATGTGCTTCCTGTCACATTATTTTTAATAAGTATCATCGTTGGTGGTTATGCCATGTTTTGGCAAGGGTTAAAAAATATACGTCAGCTCGTTTTTGATATGAAGACGCTCATGACCATTGCCATTATAGGGGCCGCCTTAATTGGGGAATGGGGGGAAGCCGCTGTTGTCGTCGTGTTATTTGCTATTAGTGAAGCTTTAGAAACGTATTCGATGGACAAAGCAAGAAAATCTATACGATCTTTAGTTGAGAAAGGTCCTAAAGAAGCAAGAGTTATAACTAATGGTCAAGAAGAGATGGTGTTAGTTGAAGATGTGAGGATAGGAACAGAGATCAGTGTACGACCAGGGGAAAAAATTCCGTTGGACGGTGATATCATCGCTGGGACCTCCACACTAAACGAGGCGGCTATTACAGGAGAAAGTATACCTGTAGATAAAACGATCGATGACCCAGTTTATGCAGGAACATTAAATGAAGAAGGTCTATTAACAATTCGCGTCACAAAATATGTGAAAGATACGACGTTAGCGAAAATTATACATCTTGTAGAAGAAGCTCAAGGTGAAAGAGCCCCTGCACAACAATTTATTGATAAATTTGCGTCTTATTACACACCAGCCATTATGTTACTGGCATTTCTTCTCATGATTGGCCCACCACTCTTGCTGAATGCTCCTTGGGAGGAATGGATTTATCTTGGGCTTGCCACACTCGTTGTTGGATGTCCGTGTGCATTAGTAATTTCCACACCTGTGGCGATCGTGACAGCGATCGGTAACAGCGCAAAACAAGGTATTCTTATAAAAGGTGGCGTTTACCTTGAAAAAGCAGGTAAGTTGAATTCGCTAGCCTTTGATAAAACAGGGACCTTGACTAAGGGGATGCCGGCAGTTACAAATATTTTGCCTGAGGATGGCGTGTCTGGAGATGACTTATTAATGATTATTTATCACGTTGAAAAGCAATCGAATCACCCACTAGCAAAGACATTAGTCTCTTACGCTTCTGAGCATTTGGAAAGGCTAAAAGATCTTCCAATAGCCAATGTTGAGGCTATAACAGGAAAAGGGGTAAAGGCAGATATCAATGGGGAAACCGTCTTTGCAGCCAGTCCCTCCTATGTACAAGAGTATCACCCTCACACACTTAGCGAGGTGATGCAACATAAGCTTCAACGTCTTGAACAACAAGGGAAAACAACAGTTGTCATTGGGACATCCTCACGCCTTTATGGACTGGCGGCACTCAGAGATGATGTGAGAGAGGAAGCAAGAGTGGTCGTTTCTGCTTTGAAGCAGCTAGGGGTTTCGGAATTGGTGATGCTTACTGGTGATCAGCGCTACACTGCTGAAGCGATTGGTCAGGAAGCAGGAGGGATTCGTGTGATGTCTAATCTCCTTCCTGACGAGAAGCTACTGGAGATTAAAAGTTTAAAAAAGAAGGGAAAGACGATTGCTATGGTAGGTGACGGCATGAATGATGCGCCTGCATTAGCTAGGGCAGACTTAGGTATAGCGATGGGTGGGACAGGAACTGATACGGCATTAGAGACTGCTGATATCGCCCTTATGAGTGATGACTTGAAAAAAATTCCTTATCTTATTAAGTTAAGTAGAAAAACATTAACTATTATAAAGCAGAACATTGCGTTCTCACTCGGATTGAAGTTACTAGCCCTTATGCTCGTTCCTTTCGGATGGTTGACCTTATGGATCGCCATTATGGCAGATATGGGAGCAACCTTACTTGTCACACTGAATAGCTTACGACTTTTAAAAAAATAA
- a CDS encoding ArsR/SmtB family transcription factor has translation MKDTCDIYCVDESKVADIKAAIDDTIVQGTSRIFKVLADDTRLKVAYALTIQKELCVCDVAQVIGSSTATASHHLRALKKQGLAQFRKEGKLAYYRLDDEHVIQLIRTAVEHEKEGKADV, from the coding sequence ATGAAAGATACGTGTGATATCTATTGTGTAGATGAAAGTAAAGTAGCTGATATTAAAGCTGCAATTGATGATACGATCGTTCAAGGAACGAGCAGAATTTTTAAGGTTTTGGCAGATGACACTCGATTAAAAGTTGCTTATGCATTGACGATACAAAAGGAATTGTGTGTATGTGATGTCGCTCAAGTTATTGGAAGCTCTACAGCTACAGCGTCTCACCATTTACGCGCGTTAAAAAAGCAAGGACTTGCACAATTCCGTAAAGAAGGCAAGCTTGCTTATTACAGGTTAGATGATGAACATGTGATCCAACTTATTCGGACCGCAGTCGAGCATGAAAAAGAAGGTAAAGCGGATGTCTAA
- the csaA gene encoding chaperone CsaA encodes MATIDDFQKLDMRVGTVIEAQPFPEARVPAIKLKVDFGAELGVKQSSAQITKRYSPKELIGRQVVAVVNFPPMKIAGFSSEVLVMGGIPEKGDVILLNVDGKVPNGTKIS; translated from the coding sequence ATGGCAACCATTGACGATTTTCAAAAGCTAGATATGAGAGTTGGAACAGTTATAGAAGCACAGCCCTTCCCTGAAGCACGTGTCCCTGCTATTAAATTAAAGGTTGATTTCGGTGCTGAACTTGGGGTGAAACAATCAAGTGCTCAAATTACAAAACGATATAGCCCGAAAGAACTTATTGGCAGGCAGGTAGTGGCTGTCGTTAACTTTCCACCAATGAAGATCGCTGGATTTTCATCAGAAGTGCTTGTCATGGGAGGAATTCCGGAAAAAGGGGATGTTATCTTGTTAAATGTAGATGGGAAAGTTCCTAATGGCACTAAGATTAGTTGA
- a CDS encoding DUF3278 domain-containing protein: MALRLVEERDRGRSLMDSWISFLLPNDEYKKLKMLYFFAEGAIMLFLFLIVMTVGNRYFNVNIEVILLASIALFLFYVCGRYIVSGIEYTDVATEETYRKAFRLIVIRTMGFVVIFLSLYIIFMNGLTSLTEGIELLGLLISVSLVWFLSSYISLKRSYKKNKELL; encoded by the coding sequence ATGGCACTAAGATTAGTTGAAGAGAGGGATAGAGGTAGAAGCTTAATGGACTCTTGGATCTCTTTCTTATTACCAAATGATGAATATAAGAAACTCAAGATGTTATATTTTTTCGCAGAAGGCGCCATAATGCTCTTTCTTTTTCTTATCGTAATGACTGTCGGCAACAGGTATTTTAATGTGAATATAGAAGTAATCTTATTGGCATCTATTGCACTCTTCCTCTTTTACGTGTGTGGAAGATATATAGTATCAGGTATCGAATATACGGATGTTGCAACAGAAGAGACGTATAGAAAAGCGTTCAGATTGATAGTCATAAGAACAATGGGTTTTGTTGTTATTTTCCTATCGTTATATATTATTTTCATGAATGGACTTACAAGTCTAACTGAAGGTATTGAATTGTTAGGATTATTAATAAGTGTTAGCTTAGTATGGTTTTTATCGAGTTATATTTCTTTAAAACGTTCTTACAAGAAAAATAAAGAATTATTATAA
- a CDS encoding flavin reductase family protein, with the protein MLIIIKNMIGKNGRLFSILKSTSQLVLHSYPGLIALVTAKHDSHANMMAAGWHSYMSVAPPIYGVAIGKERFTYELIQKSGSFAINFVSAEYAHYIEVSGKTSGRDGDKLEKMMAKWQAGEATGAPILENAYVAYECTVRDCKTYGDHDWMSGDIKRFYKNNDLFEENGLPNFTKLQIPLFLGQSHYLIADNGTTTKHIQLEPENTKSE; encoded by the coding sequence ATGTTAATTATAATTAAGAACATGATTGGAAAAAATGGGAGGTTATTTTCAATACTAAAAAGTACATCTCAATTAGTATTACACAGCTACCCTGGACTCATTGCACTCGTCACAGCCAAACATGATTCTCATGCAAATATGATGGCGGCTGGTTGGCATTCTTACATGTCCGTAGCACCCCCAATATACGGGGTAGCAATAGGAAAAGAACGATTTACATATGAGCTTATTCAAAAAAGCGGTTCCTTTGCTATTAACTTTGTATCTGCAGAATATGCTCACTACATTGAAGTTTCTGGTAAAACAAGTGGACGAGACGGGGATAAGCTGGAAAAAATGATGGCAAAGTGGCAGGCTGGTGAAGCGACTGGTGCGCCTATTCTCGAAAATGCCTATGTGGCTTACGAATGTACTGTAAGGGACTGTAAAACATATGGGGACCATGATTGGATGAGTGGTGATATAAAACGGTTTTACAAAAATAACGATTTGTTTGAGGAAAATGGGTTACCGAATTTCACAAAACTGCAAATCCCACTTTTTCTCGGTCAGTCTCATTATTTAATTGCAGATAATGGCACAACGACGAAACACATTCAGCTTGAACCTGAAAACACTAAATCGGAATAG